The following is a genomic window from Papilio machaon chromosome 7, ilPapMach1.1, whole genome shotgun sequence.
tAGACGTCAGTTTGACTAAAAGGGAATGGATACATGGACATATGAATTTACGTAAAacataaatcttacttcttactaatcttatcttactaatattataaattcgaatgtttagatggatggatgtttgtttgaaggtatctccagaacggctaaacggatctcgatgatcAACATTATAggctttactttttttaatcctgcgcggatggagtcgcgggtgacaactAGTTGAgcataaatctaaaaattaaaataacatcttaTTTACACTAGATTTAATTGTAAGCCAATCAATCGACAACATTCCCGAAAAATCccccatttaaaaaaaaaagaaaattctatACGAGTTTTTGATTATCAGAATTGGGACTTGTACATGCATAAAACATTGCCCAAAGTTTCATGTACAAAAGTATctcataaatgtaaaataatttgtaccaACTGTTGATAACGAACCTGTGACCTACTGATTGAACCACCAACTCTTATATTACTGAACTATCTTAGCCAAATACTTATATTGAAAACGCCTTTACAgactaaataaatgtacaagtAAAGTTGATTACTATTCACtaatacattaattaacatacattttatcgaaaaaaaaaaacaacacaatcATTCCGATGTAACTAGAATTGAGGTCATTAAATATCACATTTAACAGCAAAATAATTAAGACATCGTTAAGAATCTTTAACAATTAAAGATTAGTAACTACAGAGACAATAAACAACaacttagattaaaaaagataataattctTGAAACTTACTGCTTTTTCTTCCTTCATGCACCCTGTACATAAGGTCTGTGAAAGCCAAGTCCACTGGTGGTCGTTTCGGCAAGTGCGTTAAGGTCTTGTGTTGCGCTGGTGTAATGGTCACCTTGAGGCTCCCCTTCCTGTTGGAGAGAATGGGTTTAGTATCCACTGGCCCCGCAAGGCTGCTATCTTTGTCCACTTTCATGATTGGATTTACACAATGGGCGACAAACTAAACGAGCATGCCCCAACGTCACAAAGGAGTTATGATTGCAGCGCGAAACACGACCGATTCAACGCACATTCGCGCACTGACTGATCGACATGCGCACGAAGTGGTGCGCGCGCGCAGCTCTTGTTCTGTATAACCTGAAGTCGCGAAGAAGCGACTCGTTGTCAATTTGTTGTTGAACTTTGAGCCAGTCCTGTCATTTGTTCAAGTAACATAACTGGAAACCATGTTTTAGAACTGCGATATGTTTTTTtggttcaatattttttttttggaacttTTTAAATGCCAAGAACAAGTTAATTGAttgatgtaaaaaatttaaataacaaaattaaagtcGGCGaaccaaaacaaaattatttgataccTTTTGGGCCGTAAATTAGCATAAAACCAAGTAAGAAAAATCCACCtcaatttaaagataaacatgaaataattttttttctttatttttaaaaaatattataaaaatatttgatgaaGGTGCAGTGTTGagttataatgtattttaacgttattgttatttgaGAGTTAACATTGGAAGAAGTCTTCCGCTTGTTATACTATTAACATAGTCAAAACCTgttttaacagaaaaaaaaactaatgacATTCAATCGTATTAACTGATAAATTTTCATCTCCTCAATCTcgtcccacttacgtagggttGGTGCATTGTTTCAGTCCTGCAAATATATCTGTATGCCCttatctccattgtcacccgcTTTTTGATAATGCCATCTTTCttgcaatccatccatctcttcctaagCCTAAATCATATTTGCATACTCTTCTTGCCTCTTCATGCTAACCTTTGACTTCTCAATTTTATAAccaatattgaaatttataataatgaaatgtatTATTGTGTTCAGCTGAGATCTATTGTACAACTATACAGTTTTGTTATCAATGTCTTTTTAAgtggattttttattaacaattttacaaaaatatatttctaaataaacaaaagtgtaaaattcaaaaattaagaCATCTAAACTACAAATCACATAACATGACAAACTAGTTTTGTTTGAACTTAACTTCTTATAAGCTATGTGTGTAAGCTAAATATGatcaactattaaaatatagcaaattaagtaagaaaaaaaaagtataatttaaagaacaataataaaataaaataataaatctaattaattttaccatATGACACTCCTGGAAAAATACCAATCAAACGACACACTCATCAAAATTGGTTCAGTCATTTAGGCTAGTcagaaaaaatttacatacatacaaattatatacttaaaaCCTATATATCCACAAAAACACTACCCTACATCAGTTAGGTAATAAGTGATGGAATAGTTGTtcctaattataataacattacattGTAATTCATACTAAGAAGTGGGGAGGACTGTAACACTTTCTAATTCACATACAGActtctataattaaaaaaagataaaatcatCAAAGTAGCTGACATGATACGatagaaaatatgttttaaatgcgaataaaTGGCCCGGGACCCAGAAAGCGATAAGGGAAATCTTATTTATCTTACAAAGAGGTCAAACGAGATGTCTGCAATGAACGACgtacttatttaattgaacACAGTTTaccttaaattgtttaaaatatacacgTTGTCCATGGCAAATGCTGTAGAACCATAAGTGTAACAAAGAAACTAAAGGTAAATCAATATTACAACGAATTgtgataataaattgtaaaaagaaacaatgtttatgtccaatcaattagttttttttttgtcaaatataaatgtcaaaatgacaaattttGCAACATTACGGATGGCTCAAAGAGCATATACGGATAACTGTGTCCACGGGGTGCATAGACATACACAGGAATTGCCAGTTTTATTTTCTGAAATCATCTTTATTTCAAACAGATTTGGAGCAAACTTGTTCATTTTCTCCACAGTATCGCGAAAAACAACTAATAATGACTAAgttgataaaatatagttaacatATAAGAACATATATCaggaaataacaaatataaatcattCTGGaacctaaaactaaaaaccttaaaaaatataaaaaaaaaattataacattaaaagggacaccttttaatgatatattttagtttttatgtattatatttaatctaatataaaaaatcaaaaggaGTCACTTTAAGCAAGGTTCTGAAGATACTGttagcgttccccctttgaatggctatACTAATTCTTTCTCCgcggtagctgccagctcttcggtctcctcctattactaaatatatgtaaaatgataaataaaaacacactGTGAcgttaagataaaattaaggtGAGAGCATCAAAATTCTTTCACCTACATTTACCACAGTTGCCTAATCTTTGGATTGTCAAATTCACGTCAATTGTCAAAGTTTGTAAGAACAATGTCATAAAAATTGTCAAATCTCgatcaaacaaaatacaacacCGTATTACGtatttacgtaaaaaaataattttattccgTAATGATTTGGAGTCGAAGTCCATTATCGCATTATCACTTGGTATAATGAAGCAATAGATAACGGACAGTTATAAAATGGAGAGCGTTACAGTAATCAAACTTCTTTAGTCGTGTCTTTGTTATAGTcgtgtacattttaattttacagctGTTACAacacaatgtttttaatgtttcagaATTTTTCTGTATCGCTTATAAAAGGTTTCATAGACAGCTTACGTGGCGTGACTGTGCTTTTATACCttgacaaagaaataaatgagcGAGCTTTAAGCAGGTCACCACAAATAGACTCCGAAAACAGCAAAAACAAACTAaagcaaacaaaaattaaacagtaAGTTAATTCCCTTCACAAAACAACCTAAAACAAGCATTATAGAGCATTCAGCTGTTTTCAAAAGTTATgtttcagttttaatttacataaatatcatatttaccTCACCTTTATCATACTTGTACAATATAATGAATGATTTCTTAATCGTTATCAGTTACAGTGTAACTTACTGCCTACATGTTTGCTATACATTATGagacatttaacatttttgatacattttcTAGAACAAAGATGTATTGATATTCAATgtagtattaaaaaacatagtaaatagTACCAATACTTAATCAAAAGTCAAACACTGTGTTATTGagtttacatttacatattttaacaaagcAAATTGTACTAAAAAATTCAGTCTAGTTTTAATGTacattgtgatttttttactttcacaCACTAGCAAGTGGTAAATCAATGTTCACACAGTATAAAGACTAGACTGATGaagtcctagtcacccctaaactACATAGGCTTCAAGCTTCTCAGTGTGGACATATATGAACTGACAATTATGACATCAGTATAAAACTTTCATGATTATCCACAATATATGCAATATATGCAAGTGATACAAGACATCTGTTTatctatgtaatttttttattggtcattattatgtgttatttactgttataataaaatatgttattgtgtAAACTACTATGTATGTAAAGTGTGTATAGTGTCAAATTGGTTGTATACTGTAAGGATGCTATGtagtagttttaaataaaacaagaaaactTTGCTGCCCTATTCCCCTTACCAAAACCAGCTTTGCGCAAAGACATTACAACTTTCTTGCACCCTGGATCTACAACCGAATTCAAGTGCAGATTGATACCAACCTAGGAGCtttgagtaattttaaatttaaaaaatatataacacaaTGGCTAATGGCACTTGACTACGACTATACtgaaaatctattaaaaataacgcaATAAAAATACCAGACGTACcaaatttctaaaaaatttgtagaatattaaaaaaaaaattacacatacaCTTTCAAACACACTATTACACACAAATTGTctctttaatataacaaaatacaatgtatcttttaacatatataatatagcaactagcgcttaattaagtaatatataagagaaggcgCTGCCTCCGGAAACACAGTTTTAACTAGTTCGGGAGACAGAGCCCCACTAATTTTGTGAGAAATGgcttatagttaaataaagaaatttattattattattattattattaaataaaaaaaaatatttgtaacttttttgttCCAGGGAATCAAAAGTACTTACAAGGGTATTACAATCATGTATATTAaatggttttatatttttactgagTATACTTGTGTTTGAGTACGCCCTGTTACCTGCGGTGAAGTACTTAGTGTTGGCTGTATTCGGCCATGATCCTGGAGTAGCGCACAACGTCTGGGGCTGGATGCAACCATTCCTCTCTATGACATTTAGAATGATATGGGTGCTACCATTGTTTCTCCTGAGCAAGCTAGTAAATGCCCTTTGGTTTCAAgtaagttgtttttatttttgtgtagatttattttttaattcatacattattatattaattatcttactaatatcataagtgcgaatgattagatggatggatagatgtttgtttgaagatatctcgaGAATGACTcaatggattttgatgaaatttgaccaggttgtagaacatagtctggaagaacatataggcttcttataaagtttttttaatgcagaGCGGACAGAGttgtgggcgacagcttgttatttaatatgttactcATATCATcttgcaataattttaattggaaatcttaaaacaatttcaacaaCTCCTAAAAAATCATCTGACCTGTATTAATACACTTTACACAATAATTATGGAGTTAAACAGCCTCCAAATACTTAACTCATTTTTATGCAATACTAAAACACACACAGTACAAATTATATAGTCCTGAACATGTTATTTATGATTGCAATTGTCTATAGGACATAGCAGATTCAGCATACAGACACCGGCGAGGGCGGCCACAGTTCATGTCCAGCGTCAGCAAGATTATTGCTGACTCACTGTTCAGTCTACTTGTACAAGCTCTGTTTCTAGTTCAGGTAtatatacttattaataagtatgtatgtatggtatgtatatgtattgaaagggaatatttaacctttctatgcatctcctcctccatcaaatccacctccccttcccatcctttccttataagaaaagagtgggtacggaaagaggactaaaattaggactcCGGCAACACACTCAatagacgaaacgcggaattacttccacttcacgtctgtcttctgtgtggtcgtggtatttcaccgggcgaggccatgcaacagatgttgttgctggcgtctaccattTTTTTGTCTCAATTTGTTAATtcaagtaatttatttcagaGTATGTTAGTCAGTATGTTACCGATCACATATATCGGTGAACTTCTATGCTTAGTACATATGTGCCTACTCTACTCTTTATATTCATTTGAGTATAAATGGTTCAACATGGGCTGGGAGTTGCACAAACGTTTGACCTTCATCGAGTCCAATTGGCCGTACTTCCTAGGGTTTGGTTTGCCGTTGGCAGTGCTCACGCAGATCCCTCATTCGTATATTATTAGGTATGTATATAGCTTgcagatttttatattagaaattaggaaaaaaatagtttacttTATGTAGATTTGTTtgtgaaacattttattaagttaattaaatatgggCTCCCTTTTTTTCCAGTGGTTGTGTTTTCTCCATTTTCTTTCCTGTGTTCATTTTGAGCGGGAACGAAGCTACCCCAGTCATAGGAAGGTAAGTCGATGTATcatatttagtatttacaGGTTAATTGAATTCAATACAATGCCAAAATGatgctaaaattaattaaatgttaattttttatcagcTTTAAAGCTAAGTtaggttaaaaattaatgaccATTTGAAAAGACAATAATAGAAGAGCCCATTAggatattttcaaattaacttacgtaaattgtaaatagtgattattatttttaactagatctaattttttcaaacactggcataattaaaaaaataaggttgttttttttttgtaaaaattaaaaagaaaattgtcaCTTTCAGTGAATATCCACTGAGACTGTTCTCTCCAGTCGTAGCGATATCCAATGGAATGTTCCGCATCGTGCGAAACACTGCGGAGATTGAACGCACTGCTGTTGATAGAAACAGCTGATAGAGTGGCAGTTTGTAGTGCGAGGTGGAAGGGGAGGGGACATCAAACAACACTCATGTACTAGATACTAATGGTAAATAATGGTAGCTTTGTAACATTCAATATAAGCCTGTTATAAATAAGGCTCTCATATCTCAGTatgaattttgtataaaattgtacatttgTGTATGAAAAGGGGAGAAAAACTGAAAGCTCATAAATGGCGCTAGCATTAAGAGTGGGCTGtcttttgtcaaagattatttaacgattaactttttttatttcgtgacAAAtgattatcaaaaaaaaattttttttttttagtgattTTGACAGAAATCATTGCTATGTCTATAGTCCAGAgtactttgtatataaaataaagtattttttttatctatggtATAGTTAGTCTTACTGATACCCTTGATCCTGATATCTATAGTGAACAAGTCTGTTTTTCTCCTCATTAAAATGATTGTATGAAAGtcgattttgtaaaaaaaatattatcggACCATAAAAACCATTCTTGTAGCGGAAAAAATgacaaagattaattaaaaaaaaagtaaaatgaaattctaaaaaatcaATTCCATAATTTAAACCTTAAATGATCTCTGTAAGTTCAAAATAgatgcaaatattttacaaatggtCTTGTTCAATTTTTAGGATTGTTTTAATGCAAAATCTCAGCAAAATAAATTCTGAAGTGTATATACAAGTAGAAAGTTTTCatgttaatttacattaatgtcaaaataaatagtacatttgtttacttttgggtgatttatttttaagtgctGATTTACAGGgatgttattttaaaggaatgtttagttttatattgttatcatatggcactatatatatatatatggtgCCTGGATATTGGTTAATgtatcaaattatataatcaTCATATATAACGTCaaaggtaattaaatttataatactaaaagTTATCCAGTTTGAATCCGACTCGAAGGATCATTTCttagtatgtaaaatttagttgaagtaaaatttttgcttatgtaataatttcgaTTATCACGGAcgataatttacatttttttgtagtgATTTTACGAATCCGTGCTCTCAGTTAAAGTAGGTTTCCATTGGTGGAAGACATTTTGAAAAAGCtaagataaaattgtttttgtccGATTATTTCGTCAGACCCAGGAAAAGGGAACGTACTTTTGAATGTACATTAATAACTCATATTCATTGGATATTGTGATGATATTTTACatgacataatttatttaataaaaaaatgactgaacaattaatttctattttatttctgtttttccCAACCCCATTATTTCTTcccattaataaaacaaacatgttatgagacataatatttaattatacattaaaaatttaacacatttttttcttcctgGTCAATAGTATTggataaaaaattgaatatactaaataaagcCTAATTTAAACTAGATTAAAACAAATtcgtgttttaatataattaaaaattaaggtaaataaaaaagcttacATGTAGAATATCACAATTGATTAATTTAGACTAAAATGTAgacaaagttttataacagATTGTCCTGAAGTTAgactacatttaataattcttaGCATGCTTGttacatacaatattattttgtaacgaaacaaattgaaaaaaaattactgactGACACTTTGTCTACATGTTggtctatttaaaattacttttaaataaaaaatattatgctaaaaaaatattgatctagattaaaaataaattgtcgaAAATAACccgtaaaaatattacaattagtaataaaaaataaatcaaaaacaggattgtttttttttaattttcgatcGAAAACATCagttgttttcaaatattcgtTAGATATTTActaccaaaataaaaacagcattaattatttaataccaaTGTCTAAACGAAAATATCTATAGAGTTAAAGGTTTAAAGAATTAAGCAAAACGATACGTCGTTTGCAAAGAGTGAtgtcattttaacaaatttacatCTTTATTCCGCTCAATCGGTACCAGGAACAAGAGGAGTTGACAAGTGAGCTTTAACCTTTATTCTACTAACATTTAATTcggttttatttacattacatttatgtatttgaTCTATTATCATAACTTACTTGAGATCTATTTTCTTCGCCATGGTTTTCGACTGCAGTGACACTTTGTATTGACATATGTCATCACTGACATTCTCTTTGGAAAACCATAGACAACGTGTGTAAATACAAATGTCACAGCAGTCGAAacgtttaaatgttaaaataaaacacatacgATAAAAAAAGAGATATCAAAATAGTCGGCCCAAAATTAAACTAGAAATTCAGAGTCAACAATGGGATGATAAAATTGTTCTAaagagatttttgtctcagaaacctacggctAAAGATTTTTAGCATATCAGTTATAAGCCAActcaatattgttattaatttttttattcatgtaaatatatattcaatggaaaattaaaataatataattgacacattatataattaaaaaaaatatataggaatGTATTATATCGAGTGTGAAATTACGAAAAAACGTAATGTATTGCGACCAACTTGAGATATGCGTAGCATATGACAATGAAAGGACAATAGACAATTTCCACTGCTGACATATTTAAAACTCGTTATCTCATTTCTTCATTGAGAATGAAAGGaataacgatatattttatacacatatatatctACAGTGGTAATTTACactaaaatcaattaaaattaactaatgcATGCACCATAAGGTAGgtcaaattattacaataatacattaatacaatattaaataaaaaaaaattaaagccaaagtactattatattattaaaaaatattaatatgtttgttaattattttatattttatttaactgtatAGATATGTATTATTATGCTCACTATTGAGGAAAATTtgaagcaatattttttactactattactaatttttatgtcatagaataaaaactaatacaaattaagttattcttaaaatatagtttcgatattattttacattattattatttaacgacACAAAGAAATTAGGTACATTTTTTACGATCATTATGCTTTGATAAAGCGAtaagtttacaataaaaatagcaaAGATATTGAgaatttttatagaatttctacattttaactgacgaaaattacatataatccTGTAAAACGTATGCATTATAAAGTGAACAATATTTTGTCAGTTACAGCAATGTAAACTTACACTTAAATATGCTTGAATAGGCATAACTAAATTATCATCTATTTAATtaggtacatatttaaaattgaaaattatctcAATGTACAATAACATTgagataattttcatttaatttttaaccatAGACAAAACAGACAGCGATTATTTCCTAACCTAATCTTTGACGTCAAAGAGTAAGtaccttcattttttttttcagcttAAACCAAAGCCGTcggtttttttaaacaactaaGGTAACATTACTTCTAGGAATTagatattaagttttttcgtTTATgtcgtattttaattaatactaaattattataatgccgtcaataataaaattacaatagtcGTACAAGCAGCATGCCTATAGCCGCACCTACAGTGAGGCCGACGCAGAGCATCGTCGCTATCACTGAAGATGCTTTCTCACGCTCGTGTATATCTACCACTCtggaattaaaatttgtatttttacacatgatgtatttgtgtATGTCTGTCTGTACGTCCGCAAGCCCGATTTTGGTCGCGTAGAAGATGGTCGCATGCGATGGGCATAttttaggctatttttttctgcgcagacgaagtTGAAAGGGAACGCTAATCTTATTAATggtaatgtttaaatggatgaatgaatggatgtttgtttgaaggtatctcccgaacggctcaacggatcttgatgaaatttggcacagatgtagaacatagtctacatcagggatccccaaactattttggacccCCATAGctaaattatctacttttaagatcaattattgttataattattatttttcattctgacttaggttaatagaagaagacagagtgataATTAGcatgctttaagttcaatatcgacccctttggggatccctggtctagaacacataggctacttattacatttttattaattccgcgcggacggagtcgtcggcgatagctagttctaaataaaaagactAACTTTAcgttttacttattatataaatgtttacgcAGATGTTTATGATATAAAGTTATCTTGAATTGGTTAATTACTTGTGTACATAAACTAGGAACATATTTATCTCTatcattaatgtttattacttaaacACGTGTTTGTATTGATACGTATGAGGTATCAACATgtcttatctttattttaacaaagtattaaatactagAATATGATTAGTCATTTTTACAAACTACGAACAAgacattaaataactttaaccgGAGTTACAAGTACAGGACTATACattagatataattattatccatacttttttatctatacataAGTCTatgaggaaagatttgtatgtgtgtaacaaataaattaaaaaactactaatactaaaataaatgcgaaagtttagaagaatgtatgtttgaaggtagaTCCGTAACGtttcaacggatctcaatgaaatttgtcacagatgtagaacatagtcaggaagaacacatagactacttacttaacatttttacaactcgtattgttataaaatgtttaaaaaataaagcgaTCTAGCCATctatttaaattgcaaataagtttatttggtcaagattttaaatatgaccAAAGAGGCAAAATAAAGGATATATTTCATTAGTCGATAATTTGGTCGTTATACAACAAGAAGAGTCTATACGGGCCTTAATACTAGACTATTAAAACTGTGTCCTAACCTTCataaaatacatgtttaattatttcaagtaaCTTACCTTGTAGCATTAATCATGACGATGTTAGTGAGATATCCATTAGAGAATGCAAACAGTATCATAATGATAATGTACTCGTAATCCCAGAGGAAGAGCACTGGGAGATGTTTGCGAGGCTGAGCGTTGCACAGCATCAGCATGGGTACGCCAATGACCCTCAATACACTGGCCACCGCTATCAACCATTGATTGGTTGGCTGGAAGATAATACTTAACAGTTGTAGAGCCAGCGACATCTCGATTGGTCCTAATGGATGATTAACTAaagtcggcaccgactagtttcgagcccatcgggagCCGTTCATTAGGGTGAGTGGTCACTGGTCGTCGTAAGCGTCGTAGGCtacgtccgcgaaataataccagtcccactcaccctgacg
Proteins encoded in this region:
- the LOC106710011 gene encoding etoposide-induced protein 2.4 homolog isoform X1, whose product is MFLMFQNFSVSLIKGFIDSLRGVTVLLYLDKEINERALSRSPQIDSENSKNKLKQTKIKQESKVLTRVLQSCILNGFIFLLSILVFEYALLPAVKYLVLAVFGHDPGVAHNVWGWMQPFLSMTFRMIWVLPLFLLSKLVNALWFQDIADSAYRHRRGRPQFMSSVSKIIADSLFSLLVQALFLVQSMLVSMLPITYIGELLCLVHMCLLYSLYSFEYKWFNMGWELHKRLTFIESNWPYFLGFGLPLAVLTQIPHSYIISGCVFSIFFPVFILSGNEATPVIGSEYPLRLFSPVVAISNGMFRIVRNTAEIERTAVDRNS
- the LOC106710011 gene encoding etoposide-induced protein 2.4 homolog isoform X2; amino-acid sequence: MESVTNFSVSLIKGFIDSLRGVTVLLYLDKEINERALSRSPQIDSENSKNKLKQTKIKQESKVLTRVLQSCILNGFIFLLSILVFEYALLPAVKYLVLAVFGHDPGVAHNVWGWMQPFLSMTFRMIWVLPLFLLSKLVNALWFQDIADSAYRHRRGRPQFMSSVSKIIADSLFSLLVQALFLVQSMLVSMLPITYIGELLCLVHMCLLYSLYSFEYKWFNMGWELHKRLTFIESNWPYFLGFGLPLAVLTQIPHSYIISGCVFSIFFPVFILSGNEATPVIGSEYPLRLFSPVVAISNGMFRIVRNTAEIERTAVDRNS